In a single window of the Raphanus sativus cultivar WK10039 chromosome 9, ASM80110v3, whole genome shotgun sequence genome:
- the LOC108823742 gene encoding histone-binding protein MSI1, with the protein MAKDDVEMRGEVEERIINEGYKIWKKNTPFLYDLVITHALEWPSLTVEWLPVRDEPPGQNYSVQKMILGTHTSDNEANYLMIAQAQLPLDDTESEARQYDDDRSEFGGFGCASGKVQVIQQIVHDGEVNRARYMPQNPFLIATKTVSAEVYLFDYSKHPSKPALDGVCNPDLRLKGHSSEGYGLSWSKFKEGHLLSGADDAQICLWDVSGTPKSAVLDAHRIFKAHEGVVEDVAWHMQHDHLFGSVGDDHYLHIWDLRSASTSQPVKSVEAHSMEVNCLAFNPLNEWIVATGSTDTTVKLFDLRKLNIPLHTFDSHREEVFQVGWNPNNETILASCCLGRRLLVWDVSRINEEQTAEDAEDGPPELLFIHGGHTSKVSDFSWNPCDDWVVSSVSEDNILQIWQMAENIYHDEDHHDGPGTGEEPTIGS; encoded by the exons ATGGCGAAAGACGACGTCGAGATGCGAGGGGAGGTGGAGGAGCGTATAATCAACGAAGGCTACAAGATCTGGAAGAAGAACACTCCTTTCCTATACGACCTCGTCATCACTCACGCTCTCGAGTGGCCTTCCCTCACCGTCGAATGGCTCCCCGTCCGCGACGAGCCCCCCGGTCAAAACTACTCCGTCCAGAAGATGATCCTCGGCACCCACACTTCCGATAACGAAGCCAATTACCTCATGATAGCCCAGGCCCAGCTTCCCCTCGACGACACCGAGAGCGAGGCGCGTCAATACGACGACGATCGCTCCGAGTTCGGTGGCTTTGGCTGCGCCTCCGGAAAG gtGCAAGTTATCCAGCAGATAGTTCACGATGGTGAGGTGAATCGAGCTCGATACATGCCTCAGAACCCTTTCTTGATTGCCACCAAGACGGTTAGTGCGGAGGTGTATCTGTTCGATTACAGCAAGCACCCTTCTAAGCCAGCGCTTGATGGGGTTTGCAATCCTGATTTGAGGCTCAAGGGTCACAGCTCTGAAGGGTATGGCCTCTCTTGGAGTAAGTTCAAGGAAGGCCATTTGCTCAGCGGCGCTGATGACGCTCAGATCTGCTTGTGGGATGTTAGCGGTACTCCGAAAAGTGCGGTTCTTGATGCTCATCGGATCTTCAAG GCTCATGAAGGCGTTGTGGAAGATGTTGCATGGCATATGCAACATGATCACCTGTTTGGATCCGTTGGTGATGATCATTACCTTCATATATGGGATCTTCGTTCTGCATCTACCAGTCAACCGGTGAAGTCTGTGGAAGCTCACTCCATGGAG GTTAACTGCTTAGCCTTCAATCCATTGAATGAGTGGATCGTGGCAACAGGGTCAACTGATACGACTGTTAAATTATTCGATCTAAGGAAGCTAAACATCCCTCTTCACACATTTGATAGCCATAG GGAAGAGGTTTTCCAAGTTGGCTGGAACCCAAACAACGAGACCATCTTAGCCTCATGTTGCCTTGGTAGAAGGCTTTTGGTTTGGGACGTCAGCAG GATCAACGAGGAACAGACAGCAGAGGACGCAGAGGACGGCCCACCGGAGCTGCTGTTTATCCATGGTGGTCACACCAGCAAAGTTTCAGATTTCTCGTGGAACCCTTGTGACGATTGGGTTGTATCCAGTGTATCTGAAGACAACATACTCCAAATATGGCAAATGGCTGAGAACATTTATCATGACGAGGACCATCATGATGGTCCAGGTACAGGGGAAGAACCAACAATAGGTTCTTAG
- the LOC108827811 gene encoding formin-like protein 13, with protein sequence MALFRKLFYRKPPDGLLEICDRVFVFDCCFSSDSWEEENYKVYMAGVVNQLQEHFPDASSLVFNFREVGTRSVMADVLSEHGLTIMDYPRHYEGCSLLPVEVMHHFLRSSESWLSLGPSNLLLMHCERGAWPVLAFMLAALLIYRKQYSGELKTLEMIYKQAPRELLQLFSPLNPIPSQCRYLQYVSRRNLVSEWPPLDRALTMDCVILRFVPDVSGQGGCRPIFRVYGQDPLFVDDKKPKLLYSTPKKGKHLRIYKQAECELVKIDINCHVQGDIVIECLSLNDDLVKEVMLFRLVFNTAFIRSNILMLNRDEVDTLWHFKEQFPKGFRVELLFSDMDAASSVDVMDFSCLEEKDGLPIEVFSKVQELFNQVDWADQTDATRNMLQHLAIANAVHERPEGYSSPRPQGLSPKSIQEIVKQAAMENNAKLKLSSVSEVETVDSPEKQPTGSAKKFIAENTHAVLQLSGQANTTSQDATKLSGQESPSLKLVHHSATVKPSDFSENASTPSPPHSTITSLAPVAAPPPPPSPPPIPTVASQPSEKLQHSVVQPAETLPHGNSWVSLAGSAFHQTTPNEKRPMTPPPTSLLIPPASDVSPQESSEITSSSSVLPSPKLSATPAKPSQAETSGSLCPASLPIGAPNDVASPLRQPARPPLPVTNSDKIHGSPPPPPPPPPPPMHHSDQNTVAGVSPPIPPPAPAIPASPVSNSDKTHGLLQPPPPPPPPMMQQSDQNIVPSVSSPIPSPAPAVAASPPPPPPPIPQSHGNSAIKSSPPAPPRPPAPPAPPNAPPPPPGQMKAPSAPPPPPLGQMRSPSAPPPPPKLGTKSSTSSGTSVPPTPALPGGSLSSGKGRMLRVNSKSNAAKKLKPYHWLKLTRAVNGSLWAETQMSSEASKAPEIDMTELESLFSASAPDQAGTSRLNTSRGPKPEKVQLIEHRRAYNCEIMLSKVKVPLQDLMYSVLNLEESALDVDQVENLIKFCPTREEMELIKGYTGDVEKLGKCELFFLEMMKVPRVETKLRVFSFKIQFGSQISELKNSLSVVNSAAEQIKNSEKFKRIMQTVLSLGNALNQGTARGAAVGFKLDSLPKLSETRARNNRMTLMHYLCKILAEKMPEVLDFTKDLSSLEPSTKVQLKFLAEEMQAINKGLEKVVQELSLSENDGPISHTFNKILKEFLLYAEAEVRSLASLYSGVGRNVDGLILYFGEDPAKCPFEQVVSTLLNFVRLFNRAHEENGKQLEAEAKKKAEEQKSKTSEVDKESRKPLSLEEQVKKEKTKIGGFDKEKKEPLEEGTAA encoded by the exons ATGGCCTTGTTCCGCAAATTGTTCTACCGCAAGCCTCCAGATGGTTTGCTCGAGATTTGCGACCGAGTCTTCg TGTTTGACTGCTGCTTCTCCTCTGATTCATGGGAAGAAGAGAACTACAAAGTCTACATGGCGGGAGTTGTGAACCAGCTACAGGAGCACTTCCCCGATGCATCCTCTCTCGTGTTCAATTTCCGTGAAGTGGGTACTCGGAGTGTGATGGCCGATGTCTTGTCGGAACACGGCTTGACCATAATGGATTATCCTCGCCACTACGAAGGCTGCTCGCTGTTGCCTGTGGAAGTCATGCACCATTTTCTCCGCTCGAGCGAGAGCTGGCTCTCCCTTGGCCCGAGTAACTTGCTGCTGATGCACTGCGAGCGAGGGGCTTGGCCTGTTTTGGCTTTCATGCTGGCGGCGCTCCTTATATACAGGAAGCAGTACAGTGGTGAGTTGAAGACTCTGGAGATGATCTACAAGCAGGCTCCGCGTGAGCTTCTGCAGTTGTTCTCGCCGTTGAACCCGATTCCTTCTCAGTGTCGGTATCTACAGTACGTGTCTAGAAGGAATCTGGTCTCTGAATGGCCTCCTCTGGATAGGGCTCTCACTATGGACTGTGTTATTTTGAGGTTTGTTCCTGATGTAAGTGGTCAAGGAGGCTGTCGCCCTATCTTCCGTGTATATGGTCAGGATCCGCTTTTTGTTGATGATAAAAAGCCCAAGCTTTTGTACTCGACTCCGAAGAAAGGGAAACACCTTAGGATCTATAAGCAG GCAGAATGTGAACTAGTAAAGATTGACATCAATTGTCATGTTCAAGGTGATATCGTGATTGAGTGCCTCAGTTTGAACGATGACCTGGTAAAGGAGGTCATGTTGTTTCGACTGGTTTTCAATACAGCTTTTATTAGATCAAACATCTTGATGCTTAACCGTGACGAAGTTGACACATTATGGCATTTTAAAGAACAATTCCCAAAGGGGTTCAGAGTCGAG CTTCTCTTCTCAGATATGGATGCTGCTTCGTCTGTTGACGTGATGGATTTTTCGTGCTTGGAGGAGAAAGATGGTCTTCCAATAGAAGTTTTTTCCAAAGTTCAGGAGCTCTTCAATCAAGTTGACTGGGCTGATCAGACGGATGCCACTCGCAATATGCTTCAGCATTTAGCTATTGCAAATGCTGTCCATGAAAGACCAGAAGGGTATTCAAGCCCAAGACCACAAGGGTTAAGTCCCAAAAGTATCCAAGAGATAGTGAAACAGGCAGCAATGGAAAATAATGCAAAGTTAAAATTGTCTTCAGTGTCCGAAGTTGAAACTGTGGACTCACCGGAAAAACAACCTACTGGGTCAGCCAAGAAGTTTATAGCAGAAAATACGCATGCTGTCCTTCAATTAAGTGGCCAAGCAAACACCACCAGCCAGGATGCAACAAAGTTGTCAGGTCAAGAGTCCCCTTCTCTCAAACTTGTGCATCATTCTGCAACAGTTAAACCTTCCGACTTTTCTGAAAATGCCTCCACACCGTCACCACCTCATTCTACAATAACATCGTTGGCTCCAGTAGCAGCACCTCCCCCTCCTCCTTCACCTCCTCCGATTCCAACAGTTGCTTCTCAACCGTCAGAAAAGTTGCAGCATTCTGTTGTCCAGCCGGCTGAAACACTTCCACATGGAAATTCATGGGTATCATTAGCTGGCTCTGCGTTTCATCAAACAACTCCAAACGAAAAACGTCCCATGACACCGCCACCAACATCTCTTCTCATTCCTCCTGCATCCGATGTTTCTCCTCAGGAGTCTTCTGAAATAACAAGTTCGTCGTCAGTTCTGCCATCTCCTAAATTGTCTGCTACACCTGCCAAACCTTCCCAAGCTGAGACATCAGGTTCTCTTTGTCCTGCGTCACTTCCAATAGGAGCTCCCAATGATGTGGCTTCACCTCTTCGACAACCGGCCAGACCACCTCTTCCAGTGACTAACTCAGACAAAATACATGGGTCCccgcctccgcctcctcctccgcctcctcctccaaTGCATCATTCAGATCAGAACACAGTCGCTGGAGTTTCCCCTCCTATACCGCCCCCAGCACCAGCTATCCCTGCCTCTCCAGTGTCTAACTCAGACAAAACACATGGGCTACTTCAACCgccacctcctcctccacctccgaTGATGCAGCAATCAGACCAAAATATAGTCCCTAGTGTTTCCTCTCCTATACCATCCCCAGCACCAGCTGTCGCtgcctctcctcctcctccccctcCCCCAATACCACAATCTCATGGAAACTCTGCCATTAAAAGCTCACCTCCTGCACCTCCACGGCCTCCTGCTCCTCCTGCCCCTCCAAACgcaccacctccaccaccagGTCAGATGAAAGCACCGTCAGCACCACCTCCACCTCCTTTAGGCCAGATGAGGTCGCCATCAGCACCTCCCCCTCCTCCAAAATTAGGAACCAAGTCATCCACATCTTCTGGTACTAGTGTGCCTCCGACACCTGCTTTACCAGGTGGGTCTCTTTCATCAGGAAAAGGGCGAATGTTACGTGTAAATTCAAAGAGTAATGCAGCCAAAAAGTTGAAGCCATACCACTGGTTGAAGTTGACAAGAGCTGTAAATGGGAGCTTATGGGCGGAAACACAAATGTCTAGCGAAGCTTCTAA GGCTCCTGAGATTGACATGACAGAGCTTGAAAGTCTTTTCTCCGCATCTGCTCCAGATCAGGCAGGAACGTCAAGACTGAATACCTCTCGTGGACCTAAACCCGAGAAAGTCCAACTG ATCGAACACAGGCGAGCATACAATTGTGAAATTATGCTTTCAAAAGTGAAAGTACCTCTGCAGGATTTGATG TACTCAGTGCTTAACCTGGAGGAATCGGCTCTTGATGTTGATCAGGTTGAGAATCTTATTAAGTTTTGTCCGACAAGAGAAGAAATGGAATTAATTAAG GGTTACACTGGTGACGTGGAGAAGCTTGGAAAATGCGAGCTG TTCTTCTTAGAGATGATGAAAGTCCCACGAGTGGAAACAAAGCTCAGAGTATTTTCATTCAAAATTCAGTTCGGTTCTCAG ATCTCTGAGCTCAAGAATAGTTTAAGTGTTGTGAACTCCGCAGCAGAACAG ATAAAGAACTCtgagaaatttaaaagaataatgCAGACAGTTTTGTCCCTTGGAAACGCCTTAAACCAGGGGACGGCTAGAG GTGCTGCGGTGGGTTTTAAGCTTGACAGTCTACCAAAACTCAGTGAAACCCGGGCGCGTAATAACCGTATGACTCTGATGCATTATCTATGCAAG ATTCTTGCTGAGAAAATGCCAGAAGTTTTGGATTTCACAAAAGATTTATCCTCACTGGAGCCTTCAACAAAG GTTCAACTGAAGTTTTTGGCGGAGGAGATGCAAGCTATAAACAAGGGACTGGAGAAAGTCGTACAAGAACTCTCCTTGTCCGAAAATGATGGCCCAATCTCACACACCTTTAACAAG ATATTGAAGGAGTTCCTTCTTTATGCGGAAGCAGAAGTAAGGTCCTTGGCTTCACTCTATTCGGGAGTG GGACGAAACGTGGATGGCTTAATTCTCTACTTCGGTGAAGACCCAGCTAAGTGCCCATTTGAACAAG TGGTGTCTACCCTTCTAAACTTTGTAAGACTCTTCAACCGTGCGCATGAAGAAAACGGAAAACAACTTGAGGCAGAAGCTAAGAAGAAAGCTGAAGAGCAGAAATCAAAAACAAGTGAAGTAGATAAAGAAAGCAGGAAGCCCTTGTCCTTGGAGGAACAAGTTAAGaaggagaaaacaaaaataggTGGATTTGATAAAGAAAAGAAGGAACCACTGGAGGAAGGAACCGCTGCTTGA
- the LOC108823743 gene encoding bifunctional bis(5'-adenosyl)-triphosphatase/adenylylsulfatase FHIT isoform X2 gives MSTSSSFVFGPYKIDPREVFYATPLSYAMVNLRPLLPGHVLVCPRRLVPRFTDLTADETSDLWLTAQKVGSRIETFHNASSLTLAIQDGPQAGQSVPHVHIHVLPRKGGDFEKNDEIYDAIDEKEKELKQKLDLDKDRVDRSIEEMANEASQYRSLFDC, from the exons TTGTCTTTGGTCCTTACAAGATCGATCCGCGTGAAGTGTTCTACGCAACTCCTCTCTCTTACGCCATGGTTAATCTCCGTCCTCTTCTTCCTG GTCATGTTCTTGTCTGTCCAAGACGCCTTGTGCCGCGCTTTACTGATCTCACAGCTGATGAGACCAGTGATCTGTGGCTTACCGCTCAGAAGGTTGGCTCTCGGATTGAGACCTTCCATAATGCATCTTCTCTCACATTAGCCATCCAA GATGGTCCTCAGGCGGGTCAGAGTGTTCCACATGTGCACATTCACGTCTTGCCTCGTAAAGGTGGTGACTTTGAGAAGAATGATGAGATTTACGATGCA ATTGATGAGAAGGAGAAGGAACTGAAGCAGAAGCTTGATCTAGACAAAGACCGTGTTGATAGGAGCATTGAGGAGATGGCTAACGAGGCTTCTCAGTACAGATCTCTTTTCGATTGCTAG